A portion of the Melanotaenia boesemani isolate fMelBoe1 chromosome 2, fMelBoe1.pri, whole genome shotgun sequence genome contains these proteins:
- the LOC121652099 gene encoding nuclear GTPase SLIP-GC-like isoform X2, translated as MDDFVCDKLNQWGLSEWIERFTEEGIDKESLYCLEDRDIDLLIPRLGPRAIFKKNLNILKKEQNTNAGNEDFSVPQLQHHEEVIEAGPSTRNNGNRRRDSHGETNEGQLPAKRRCEASEVMILSEVKTLMRSVYISLHNPDNTKLNAFLKNRIMDLETDKRELVGVFGRTGAGKSSLINAVIGEKKLLPTGSISACTSVMIKVEANRHNHKYEADIEFITAEEWKDELWSMNQLRKDNPDSETESDDDDDLHDIDAKLSALYGDEWKEKTPENLMDNKYFREIPEFLKSGKKTLTCDSAQELTAKFVKYTRNDTKQGEGKEVRRRYWPLVKCVTVRVPNNDLLQHVTLVDLPGNGDRNKSRDEMWKGIVGNCSTVWIVAGIDRAAAEKESWEILKNVSSLIGNGGECQHIHFICTKSDDTEDLDDSAGAIRTHIFKRNMEAKEAVLQEFNRLHTIKKHFGDNSFKVFTVSSKEFLKGQHLNKEETEIPKLQDFLKNLNDCHSETLNYVSGAHGILSLIQGARCGDADGQKTDVCEQLQNKIKRQLGPVKEEMIKAYRAFETCLCEGVETSKSSYEKSLKCINPRRNGRGFYRTLKCVVNNGGIYQPKKGKQINLNMELASFLTDSIDEEFRRTFPNDGKDGPFFGVINNFSLDTEGLIQKYDGVKLQLIFLKTEEEKIKTKLKREIRDRKKKIYNSLTETIANNMQDCYKRAAEFRGTGSMQNMKSTIEKRVFESKNIMFDQAKQVMLKKLEDLVGYILETLEKTMKESIELSLKTNDNSIPDVSDKLMVVEKHYKQLGGISEEEM; from the exons ATGGATGATTTTGTTTGTGACAAACTAAATCAGTGGGGTCTAAGTGAGTGGATAGAAAGATTTACAG AAGAAGGCATTGACAAGGAAAGTCTTTATTGTCTTGAAGATCGAGACATTGATTTGTTAATCCCAAGATTAGGACCAAGAGCAATATTCAAGAAGAACTTAAACATATTAAAG aaagaacaaaacacaaatgcGGGCAATGAGGATTTTTCTGTTCCA cagctgcagcatcatgaaGAAGTCATTGAG gCTGGACCATCTACACGTAATAATG GAAATAGAAGGCGGGATTCTCATGGAGAGACCAATGAAGGTCAACTACCAGCTAAGCGGCGATGTGAAGCATcag AAGTAATGATACTCTCTGAAGTTAAGACACTAATGAGAAGTGTCTACATAAGTCTGCACAACCCAGACAACACAAAGCTCAATGCTTTCCTGAA GAATAGAATCATGGATTTGGAGACAGATAAGAGGGAGCTGGTTGGTGTTTTTGGCAGAACTGGAGCAGGAAAGAGTTCTTTGATAAATGCTGTCATTGGGGAGAAGAAACTTTTGCCCACTGGAAGTATCAGTGCATGCACCTCAGTCATGATTAAAGTAGAGGCTAACAGGCACAACCACAAGTATGAGGCGGACATTGAGTTCATTACAGCAGAG gagTGGAAAGATGAATTGTGGTCAATGAATCAGCTCCGCAAGGATAATCCAGATAGTGAAACGgagagtgatgatgatgatgatcttcATGACATTGATGCCAAGCTGTCAGCCCTTTATGGAGACGAGTGGAAAGAGAAAACACCTGAAAACCTCATGGACAACAAATACTTCAGAGAAATTCCAGAATTCCTCAAATCCGGGAAGAAGACCTTGACATGTGACTCA GCTCAAGAGCTAACAGCAAAATTTGTCAAGTACAcaagaaatgacacaaaacaaggAGAAGGTAAAGAAGTAAGGAGGAGGTACTGGCCTCTGGTGAAGTGTGTGACTGTCAGGGTACCAAACAATGATCTTCTCCAGCACGTCACACTCGTTGACCTACCTGGAAATGGGGACCGTAACAAGAGCAGAGATGAAATGTGGAAAGGG ATTGTTGGAAACTGTTCTACTGTGTGGATTGTGGCTGGTATTGATCgtgctgctgcagaaaaagaatCCTGGGAAATCCTGAAAAATGTCAGTAGTCTTATTGGAAATGGTGGCGAGTGTCAGCACATTCACTTCATCTGCACCAAGTCTGATGACACTGAAGATCTGGATGA CTCAGCAGGAGCTATTCGCACTCACATATTCAAGAGAAACATGGAAGCCAAAGAGGCAGTGTTACAGGAATTCAACAGGCTCCACACAATTAag AAACATTTTGGTGACAACAGTTTCAAAGTGTTCACGGTGAGCTCCAAAGAGTTTCTGAAAGGACAACATCTAAATAAAGAGGAAACAG AAATACCCAAACTTCAGGACTTTCTGAAAAATCTCAATGACTGTCACTCGGAGACATTAAACTATGTGTCTGGAGCTCATGGGATTCTCTCCTTGATTCAAGGGGCCAGATGTGGAGACGCT GACGGTCAGAAAACTGATGTTTGTGAACAACttcaaaacaagataaaacgtcaactTGGCCCAGTTAAAGAAGAAATGATTAAAGCTTACAGAGCTTTTGAAACGTGCCTCTGTGAAGGAGTGGAAACCTCAAAAAGTTCATATGAAAAAAGCTTGAAGTGCATTAATCCA AGAAGGAATGGCAGAGGATTCTACAGGACACTGAAGTGTGTGGTCAACAATGGTGGCATTTATCAacccaaaaaaggaaaacaaataaacctgaACATGGAGTTAGCGTCATTCCTGACTGACAGTATTGATGAAGAATTCAGGAGGACATTCCC AAATGACGGAAAAGACGGGCCATTCTTTGGTGTCATCAATAACTTTTCATTGGACACAGAGGGACTGATTCAGAAGTACGATGGTGTCAAACTGCAGCTCATCTTTCTGAAGACAGAG GAAGAAAAAATCAAGACAAAGCTGAAAAGAGAAATCCGCGACCGCAAGAAAAAGATCTACAACAGTCTGACGGAGACCATTGCAAACAATATGCAAGACTGCTACAAGA GAGCAGCAGAATTTAGAGGAACGGGCTCGATGCAAAACATGAAGAGCACGATTGAAAAACGTGTGTTTGAGTCTAAGAACATCATGTTTGACCAGGCTAAGCAAGTTATGTTGAAGAAGCTCGAAGACTTGGTG GGGTACATCTTGGAAACTCTGGAGAAAACAATGAAGGAATCAATTGAGCTCTCACTGAAGACCAATGACAACTCAATCCCAG ATGTTTCAGACAAGCTTATGGTGGTAGAGAAACACTACAAACAACTAGGAGGCATCTCAGAGGAGGAAATGTAA
- the LOC121652099 gene encoding nuclear GTPase SLIP-GC-like isoform X1: MDDFVCDKLNQWGLSEWIERFTEEGIDKESLYCLEDRDIDLLIPRLGPRAIFKKNLNILKQKEQNTNAGNEDFSVPQLQHHEEVIEAGPSTRNNGNRRRDSHGETNEGQLPAKRRCEASEVMILSEVKTLMRSVYISLHNPDNTKLNAFLKNRIMDLETDKRELVGVFGRTGAGKSSLINAVIGEKKLLPTGSISACTSVMIKVEANRHNHKYEADIEFITAEEWKDELWSMNQLRKDNPDSETESDDDDDLHDIDAKLSALYGDEWKEKTPENLMDNKYFREIPEFLKSGKKTLTCDSAQELTAKFVKYTRNDTKQGEGKEVRRRYWPLVKCVTVRVPNNDLLQHVTLVDLPGNGDRNKSRDEMWKGIVGNCSTVWIVAGIDRAAAEKESWEILKNVSSLIGNGGECQHIHFICTKSDDTEDLDDSAGAIRTHIFKRNMEAKEAVLQEFNRLHTIKKHFGDNSFKVFTVSSKEFLKGQHLNKEETEIPKLQDFLKNLNDCHSETLNYVSGAHGILSLIQGARCGDADGQKTDVCEQLQNKIKRQLGPVKEEMIKAYRAFETCLCEGVETSKSSYEKSLKCINPRRNGRGFYRTLKCVVNNGGIYQPKKGKQINLNMELASFLTDSIDEEFRRTFPNDGKDGPFFGVINNFSLDTEGLIQKYDGVKLQLIFLKTEEEKIKTKLKREIRDRKKKIYNSLTETIANNMQDCYKRAAEFRGTGSMQNMKSTIEKRVFESKNIMFDQAKQVMLKKLEDLVGYILETLEKTMKESIELSLKTNDNSIPDVSDKLMVVEKHYKQLGGISEEEM; this comes from the exons ATGGATGATTTTGTTTGTGACAAACTAAATCAGTGGGGTCTAAGTGAGTGGATAGAAAGATTTACAG AAGAAGGCATTGACAAGGAAAGTCTTTATTGTCTTGAAGATCGAGACATTGATTTGTTAATCCCAAGATTAGGACCAAGAGCAATATTCAAGAAGAACTTAAACATATTAAAG cagaaagaacaaaacacaaatgcGGGCAATGAGGATTTTTCTGTTCCA cagctgcagcatcatgaaGAAGTCATTGAG gCTGGACCATCTACACGTAATAATG GAAATAGAAGGCGGGATTCTCATGGAGAGACCAATGAAGGTCAACTACCAGCTAAGCGGCGATGTGAAGCATcag AAGTAATGATACTCTCTGAAGTTAAGACACTAATGAGAAGTGTCTACATAAGTCTGCACAACCCAGACAACACAAAGCTCAATGCTTTCCTGAA GAATAGAATCATGGATTTGGAGACAGATAAGAGGGAGCTGGTTGGTGTTTTTGGCAGAACTGGAGCAGGAAAGAGTTCTTTGATAAATGCTGTCATTGGGGAGAAGAAACTTTTGCCCACTGGAAGTATCAGTGCATGCACCTCAGTCATGATTAAAGTAGAGGCTAACAGGCACAACCACAAGTATGAGGCGGACATTGAGTTCATTACAGCAGAG gagTGGAAAGATGAATTGTGGTCAATGAATCAGCTCCGCAAGGATAATCCAGATAGTGAAACGgagagtgatgatgatgatgatcttcATGACATTGATGCCAAGCTGTCAGCCCTTTATGGAGACGAGTGGAAAGAGAAAACACCTGAAAACCTCATGGACAACAAATACTTCAGAGAAATTCCAGAATTCCTCAAATCCGGGAAGAAGACCTTGACATGTGACTCA GCTCAAGAGCTAACAGCAAAATTTGTCAAGTACAcaagaaatgacacaaaacaaggAGAAGGTAAAGAAGTAAGGAGGAGGTACTGGCCTCTGGTGAAGTGTGTGACTGTCAGGGTACCAAACAATGATCTTCTCCAGCACGTCACACTCGTTGACCTACCTGGAAATGGGGACCGTAACAAGAGCAGAGATGAAATGTGGAAAGGG ATTGTTGGAAACTGTTCTACTGTGTGGATTGTGGCTGGTATTGATCgtgctgctgcagaaaaagaatCCTGGGAAATCCTGAAAAATGTCAGTAGTCTTATTGGAAATGGTGGCGAGTGTCAGCACATTCACTTCATCTGCACCAAGTCTGATGACACTGAAGATCTGGATGA CTCAGCAGGAGCTATTCGCACTCACATATTCAAGAGAAACATGGAAGCCAAAGAGGCAGTGTTACAGGAATTCAACAGGCTCCACACAATTAag AAACATTTTGGTGACAACAGTTTCAAAGTGTTCACGGTGAGCTCCAAAGAGTTTCTGAAAGGACAACATCTAAATAAAGAGGAAACAG AAATACCCAAACTTCAGGACTTTCTGAAAAATCTCAATGACTGTCACTCGGAGACATTAAACTATGTGTCTGGAGCTCATGGGATTCTCTCCTTGATTCAAGGGGCCAGATGTGGAGACGCT GACGGTCAGAAAACTGATGTTTGTGAACAACttcaaaacaagataaaacgtcaactTGGCCCAGTTAAAGAAGAAATGATTAAAGCTTACAGAGCTTTTGAAACGTGCCTCTGTGAAGGAGTGGAAACCTCAAAAAGTTCATATGAAAAAAGCTTGAAGTGCATTAATCCA AGAAGGAATGGCAGAGGATTCTACAGGACACTGAAGTGTGTGGTCAACAATGGTGGCATTTATCAacccaaaaaaggaaaacaaataaacctgaACATGGAGTTAGCGTCATTCCTGACTGACAGTATTGATGAAGAATTCAGGAGGACATTCCC AAATGACGGAAAAGACGGGCCATTCTTTGGTGTCATCAATAACTTTTCATTGGACACAGAGGGACTGATTCAGAAGTACGATGGTGTCAAACTGCAGCTCATCTTTCTGAAGACAGAG GAAGAAAAAATCAAGACAAAGCTGAAAAGAGAAATCCGCGACCGCAAGAAAAAGATCTACAACAGTCTGACGGAGACCATTGCAAACAATATGCAAGACTGCTACAAGA GAGCAGCAGAATTTAGAGGAACGGGCTCGATGCAAAACATGAAGAGCACGATTGAAAAACGTGTGTTTGAGTCTAAGAACATCATGTTTGACCAGGCTAAGCAAGTTATGTTGAAGAAGCTCGAAGACTTGGTG GGGTACATCTTGGAAACTCTGGAGAAAACAATGAAGGAATCAATTGAGCTCTCACTGAAGACCAATGACAACTCAATCCCAG ATGTTTCAGACAAGCTTATGGTGGTAGAGAAACACTACAAACAACTAGGAGGCATCTCAGAGGAGGAAATGTAA
- the LOC121652099 gene encoding nuclear GTPase SLIP-GC-like isoform X3: protein MDDFVCDKLNQWGLSEWIERFTEEGIDKESLYCLEDRDIDLLIPRLGPRAIFKKNLNILKQKEQNTNAGNEDFSVPLQHHEEVIEAGPSTRNNGNRRRDSHGETNEGQLPAKRRCEASEVMILSEVKTLMRSVYISLHNPDNTKLNAFLKNRIMDLETDKRELVGVFGRTGAGKSSLINAVIGEKKLLPTGSISACTSVMIKVEANRHNHKYEADIEFITAEEWKDELWSMNQLRKDNPDSETESDDDDDLHDIDAKLSALYGDEWKEKTPENLMDNKYFREIPEFLKSGKKTLTCDSAQELTAKFVKYTRNDTKQGEGKEVRRRYWPLVKCVTVRVPNNDLLQHVTLVDLPGNGDRNKSRDEMWKGIVGNCSTVWIVAGIDRAAAEKESWEILKNVSSLIGNGGECQHIHFICTKSDDTEDLDDSAGAIRTHIFKRNMEAKEAVLQEFNRLHTIKKHFGDNSFKVFTVSSKEFLKGQHLNKEETEIPKLQDFLKNLNDCHSETLNYVSGAHGILSLIQGARCGDADGQKTDVCEQLQNKIKRQLGPVKEEMIKAYRAFETCLCEGVETSKSSYEKSLKCINPRRNGRGFYRTLKCVVNNGGIYQPKKGKQINLNMELASFLTDSIDEEFRRTFPNDGKDGPFFGVINNFSLDTEGLIQKYDGVKLQLIFLKTEEEKIKTKLKREIRDRKKKIYNSLTETIANNMQDCYKRAAEFRGTGSMQNMKSTIEKRVFESKNIMFDQAKQVMLKKLEDLVGYILETLEKTMKESIELSLKTNDNSIPDVSDKLMVVEKHYKQLGGISEEEM from the exons ATGGATGATTTTGTTTGTGACAAACTAAATCAGTGGGGTCTAAGTGAGTGGATAGAAAGATTTACAG AAGAAGGCATTGACAAGGAAAGTCTTTATTGTCTTGAAGATCGAGACATTGATTTGTTAATCCCAAGATTAGGACCAAGAGCAATATTCAAGAAGAACTTAAACATATTAAAG cagaaagaacaaaacacaaatgcGGGCAATGAGGATTTTTCTGTTCCA ctgcagcatcatgaaGAAGTCATTGAG gCTGGACCATCTACACGTAATAATG GAAATAGAAGGCGGGATTCTCATGGAGAGACCAATGAAGGTCAACTACCAGCTAAGCGGCGATGTGAAGCATcag AAGTAATGATACTCTCTGAAGTTAAGACACTAATGAGAAGTGTCTACATAAGTCTGCACAACCCAGACAACACAAAGCTCAATGCTTTCCTGAA GAATAGAATCATGGATTTGGAGACAGATAAGAGGGAGCTGGTTGGTGTTTTTGGCAGAACTGGAGCAGGAAAGAGTTCTTTGATAAATGCTGTCATTGGGGAGAAGAAACTTTTGCCCACTGGAAGTATCAGTGCATGCACCTCAGTCATGATTAAAGTAGAGGCTAACAGGCACAACCACAAGTATGAGGCGGACATTGAGTTCATTACAGCAGAG gagTGGAAAGATGAATTGTGGTCAATGAATCAGCTCCGCAAGGATAATCCAGATAGTGAAACGgagagtgatgatgatgatgatcttcATGACATTGATGCCAAGCTGTCAGCCCTTTATGGAGACGAGTGGAAAGAGAAAACACCTGAAAACCTCATGGACAACAAATACTTCAGAGAAATTCCAGAATTCCTCAAATCCGGGAAGAAGACCTTGACATGTGACTCA GCTCAAGAGCTAACAGCAAAATTTGTCAAGTACAcaagaaatgacacaaaacaaggAGAAGGTAAAGAAGTAAGGAGGAGGTACTGGCCTCTGGTGAAGTGTGTGACTGTCAGGGTACCAAACAATGATCTTCTCCAGCACGTCACACTCGTTGACCTACCTGGAAATGGGGACCGTAACAAGAGCAGAGATGAAATGTGGAAAGGG ATTGTTGGAAACTGTTCTACTGTGTGGATTGTGGCTGGTATTGATCgtgctgctgcagaaaaagaatCCTGGGAAATCCTGAAAAATGTCAGTAGTCTTATTGGAAATGGTGGCGAGTGTCAGCACATTCACTTCATCTGCACCAAGTCTGATGACACTGAAGATCTGGATGA CTCAGCAGGAGCTATTCGCACTCACATATTCAAGAGAAACATGGAAGCCAAAGAGGCAGTGTTACAGGAATTCAACAGGCTCCACACAATTAag AAACATTTTGGTGACAACAGTTTCAAAGTGTTCACGGTGAGCTCCAAAGAGTTTCTGAAAGGACAACATCTAAATAAAGAGGAAACAG AAATACCCAAACTTCAGGACTTTCTGAAAAATCTCAATGACTGTCACTCGGAGACATTAAACTATGTGTCTGGAGCTCATGGGATTCTCTCCTTGATTCAAGGGGCCAGATGTGGAGACGCT GACGGTCAGAAAACTGATGTTTGTGAACAACttcaaaacaagataaaacgtcaactTGGCCCAGTTAAAGAAGAAATGATTAAAGCTTACAGAGCTTTTGAAACGTGCCTCTGTGAAGGAGTGGAAACCTCAAAAAGTTCATATGAAAAAAGCTTGAAGTGCATTAATCCA AGAAGGAATGGCAGAGGATTCTACAGGACACTGAAGTGTGTGGTCAACAATGGTGGCATTTATCAacccaaaaaaggaaaacaaataaacctgaACATGGAGTTAGCGTCATTCCTGACTGACAGTATTGATGAAGAATTCAGGAGGACATTCCC AAATGACGGAAAAGACGGGCCATTCTTTGGTGTCATCAATAACTTTTCATTGGACACAGAGGGACTGATTCAGAAGTACGATGGTGTCAAACTGCAGCTCATCTTTCTGAAGACAGAG GAAGAAAAAATCAAGACAAAGCTGAAAAGAGAAATCCGCGACCGCAAGAAAAAGATCTACAACAGTCTGACGGAGACCATTGCAAACAATATGCAAGACTGCTACAAGA GAGCAGCAGAATTTAGAGGAACGGGCTCGATGCAAAACATGAAGAGCACGATTGAAAAACGTGTGTTTGAGTCTAAGAACATCATGTTTGACCAGGCTAAGCAAGTTATGTTGAAGAAGCTCGAAGACTTGGTG GGGTACATCTTGGAAACTCTGGAGAAAACAATGAAGGAATCAATTGAGCTCTCACTGAAGACCAATGACAACTCAATCCCAG ATGTTTCAGACAAGCTTATGGTGGTAGAGAAACACTACAAACAACTAGGAGGCATCTCAGAGGAGGAAATGTAA